The genomic DNA TAAGGCTGTCGGTCCCATCGTTGGCGGTGCAATTAACCTAGGGTTAAATGCCAATAGGGAAACCGCCGGTTCCGTCGGGTCTGCAACGTATATCGTTTTCATTGTGATCATGTGTCTTGGTTTGCCTTTCGCCATCTGCTTGAGTCCCGCGCAAAAAGGTGTGTCCTTTCAGACCTATTTAAATTGATCATCTAATGAGATTACCCTCCTCAGTCCATCGCAAGGATGGCACCCGCGTCATCGTTCATAAACAACCTTCATGGACGAAAGAATTCAAAGCTGTATTGGATCTGGCGTTGACTCGAAGAATTGCCCTTCTCTTACcgtctttcttcatcaggTTAGATTGACTACATTCACCTGTCATTTTTAATGCTAACGGAAGCAATAGTTATTTTTACAACGGTTTCCTTAGTACTTGGTTGACCACATATTTCGTAAGTGCGCCACGATCTCACTTGGCCCTTTCCTTCATGATAACGAACGGTTTTAGACTGTACGATCTAGAGCGTTCTCTTCGTTCTTCACAAATTTCGCTGGAATCTTCAGTTCTTTCATTGTTGGTACACTGCTTGACTCCCAAAAAATCAACATCAAAACCAGGGGGAAAATTGCTTTTGTCCGTTTCTTTTCGTTCCTCGAATTATCCTTACTGATCATTGCTATTATTGTCGCGTTAGGCTTCCATTGTCATTATTCTCACTGGAACTTGGATTTGGGCAATCATTCTCCAAAAACAGTTCTACGATGCTGATGTGGCACCTGTGTACGATTGGTTTAAGGGTGGTTTTGGAAAGGCTTATGGCGTTGTATTTTTCTGGACGTTCGCTGGTCAAGCCTACCAACAATTCCTGTACTGGGTCGTCGGGCAATATGCCACCGATATCTCTTCACTTTCTCACCACACCGGTATTTTGCGGGGTGTTGAAGCTTTAGGTCAAACTGTCGCTTGGGCGTAAGTGTCCATTTATAAAGAATTGAGCAACGTCTGACAAGGCTGCATTCTGCAGAATGCAATCTGAAGGTAATGCCAATCACTTTGTCAGCATTGGCATCAATTTCGGTATAACGTTGTTGAGTATCGTGCCTACTTGGATAGTTCTTTCTGAACTGGAAGGGAGTCATGAGATAGTAGTGGTTGAAAGCGACCAGGAGTCAAATAAcgaagggaaggaaagtaCAGAAGGGCCATCAGCCAAATCCAGCGTAAAAGATTTACCACTGGCTTGAATCAGTCGATAAATTCTacttttattattatccgtttttttttaattttCGCAGCTACTGTAACTAATCCGTGGGCAGAAGGTGCGATGATAACTAGATGCAGTTTAGATATATCCAAATAACTCACATAACTTGAGCCTTTCTGATCTAGCAATTCATATAGCACCGGAAGATCAAGGCTTCTTGAGATGGCTGAGTAGTGCTGCATAACTTATCCTATTGGGCAAGCTACTCCTTGTCCTCCCCCGCCAATGTcaaccaccaccgccgaTAAATACACGAGGTCAACCACTACCACCAGTAACCGCATCAGGATAGACGATCCAAGACAAGAGAAATCACTCACCAGGAACAGGCGGATCTCCTCATGGATGCCACAGTATGAATGTTGAATGTCTTGGGCTACCGGCCAGGTTTCACAGAACCCAGATGTACTGATTACACAGAGGAACAGTTCCAATAAGAGCTAAGCTGGAGACCTGCGTACTTACCCAAACTCATAAggccatccttcttgaacAATGGCCTCATTGACCATTTCGAAATTTGGTGTGCCTTCCTAAATGATCCTCAAAAGAACGAAACCATTCGCCCCGTTGTTatcgtcctcctctctctcatcctAAATAAAAGAGGACCTGCATCGCTTAATTACAAACCCcgctcttcccttcccccccccctcctTACTGACATCTAAAAACCAAACCATTGTTCGTTGCCCGTGATGCAAGTATCAACCGTTATTTTCTCGCATTCGCTCTGAAATGTTATGAAGGGGAGCACTGCTGGGGATGACGGATAGAACACATCAGTCAATCTGATAGTGAAGGATCTGTAGTATAGCAAGAACATCATCGAGTAGGCATTTAGGCCATTTGAATGCAGTGTCGAAACTGCTGATCTCCTATCTACAAATCGTAATAATGACCTTTCTATATTACAAACGGTCGCGACTTGCTTTGCAAGGctgatggagaaggtggttGATGGACGTGGAGGAAGGTAGAACGATTGAATCAGCAGGACCTCATCATCGTATGATTTCGCCATCAGATTTGAGTCCGTCCATTCCTCGGATTCATATCAATATTCTGGCAAAGGGCGATACACGAGCACCGAATGCATATTTTGACATATATTTGTTCTCTTTTCTATCCCTAATAATCTCGTACCTGTTATCTGAACGATTTGGGGATAAGTTGCATCCGTTTGCTAGCCGTGCTAGAGTCAACCATGCCAAATCGGGAGCTACAATCGAGAAGAATGCGGAGGGCGTTTCGAGCTCGGATGCGGGAGATCTCTTGATGGACTTGGAGGACTGGCCTGTGAACAACAGGGGTAGGGGCGTAAGGGTAAGGGAAATGCTTGTGAAGAAGCTCATAACAAGCCAGCGTCACAGCGAATTGGGGCGAAGAGCGAATGACTCTAAAAATCAGCTATGATCAAGATAAATGAGACTTACCGAGCCAGGCCGCCCTTGAATAAAGCTAAGATAAACGTCAATGACATTGGAAGATACGCAGTATAAGCAGCTCTCAATAAACTCACTTCGGAGACCCTCTTCTCGGAAGATCTTTGAAAGCCCATCAATAATACCTTTGTATACAGTTTGACCAGCTCGAGCCTGTGATTGCAAGCGAGTCTTTACGACGTCTGCGGGAGTTGTCCTTCATGATACTCTAGTTAGCCCTTATAAAGTAGTGAGATTGAGTATATACCCACAAATAGGCAGCTGGCATACCAGCAAtgccagcagcagcaaggagTTCTCCAAAGCTGAGGACTTTCCCATGGTGCCCTTCATGAAACACGTCTTTCTGTTTGCGTAAAGTGCAAGATGAGCACTTGAATAAAGTACTTTGATCACCTTGTCAGGGAAACTTACTTTCAGATGAGCATATCTGCAAGACATATGAGCACTTCTACAAACGTAATAGTAGTTCTTACTTACGAGGTGAAATATATCATAGACTGGATGCGGAGAGAGTTTGTGAGTGAGGCACATTGAAAGATTACGGAAACTTACAAAGGGAATATCTCTGGGAAAATGTTCATAAGTGAATGGCCCTTAGATGAAGTGACTATTTAGAAGGTACTTACCTGGCAAAACAGGCTGTAGCACCCTTCAAACCAAAGTTCAGCTGTGATACAATGGCATTCGATCATGTCATTCACCTTATATAAGCCTATTAGGCCCAACTGCTTGATGACATGGAAGGCTCCTCGAGGCGCTGCCGTGCCTCCTTCAGCTCGTGTGATTTCACCCGCCTATTAACCATTAATGGGTCGCCAAAGCAAGTCTAACCCGAAAAACACATACCATTTGCAAGCGAATTTTGATAATTTCTGTGAAAGCGATCAGTTCATTGTTATCACGGACATATTGTCACACGCATACCTAGAGGGTTGGTAACGACCTAGAAAGAGTCAGCGGGGTCTACATAATCTGGAAATCAATGACCATTAGGTTACACTTACAACTTGACAACCACCAGCTGAACCTCCCGCAACGATTTCCATCAAAAGAGGGATTCGTCCCGTCTCAGGGTCGgtcgccttcttcctgaCCAACTCATTGACAGTGAGCTTTATAGCCTTCTCAGGAGCGACGCCGACTAATTGAGGCAGTACACCACGATAGAAAGCTCTGatccctccttcattgGTATACACTTTCTTAACACAATCAAACGCGTTACGGTACAATACTTCCCCGACGACAGTGGAACGTTGGTTTTGCAGTCTACAACAAGTTAGTTAACAATTCTAAACACAGTCAAGGGGGGAGATCGCTCACCTTGTCTTCACCAGGTCGATTGGGTAGACAGCCTAGTGCGGACGGATAAGCAGATATCGTCATTTGTATACAATCAAACTAACATAAGCTCCGAGACCGCCTGCAATACCGCCTTGGACGAAATTATACGTTGATTGTGCCGCTTCTGCAAGGAAACCTCCGGATACAGTTGAAGGTTGTTTGATACTAGCAGTTTCAGGGGGTTGCCACTGCAATTTATCAGCAAGTCGCCATTTGATCATATAGGTCCTTACTTTTGCGTCCAAAAGAGCTTGGAAATCAGCTAAAGCAAGCCGTTGACCAGTACCCGCATTCCCTCGACTTGCAAAGTGCCAAATGATGTTGGCCTGCCTGATGAGCTTAACCCCACTGATCAACTTTTACGGGACACTCACCTCCATTGGGGTAAACATGCCATAACGCATGCTTCCAGC from Cryptococcus neoformans var. neoformans JEC21 chromosome 3 sequence includes the following:
- a CDS encoding mitochondrial inner membrane protein, putative; its protein translation is MAQNPQEPLSSRLSSTLKATAGSLTSSVKPAESELGRWRRTFDKFAKEEVDGQKFLNPSQFIDAIAPTDEGFSKIKREQYANLFRVADSARRGLVSFEDFVVFETLLKRPDADYQLAFQVFDVDASGTIDFDEFKAVLSANTAASGIPFDFDCAWMKLYVGKRGDRHVLGYHEFTQLIKGYQGERLRQAFHFFDADGDGYINPEEFQRIIVEIAGHKLSDSVLGRLPTLCTLNPGRRISYSEVIAFHNIIREMDTVERIIEHAVKKSKDGRIDISDFLDEAAGSMRYGMFTPMEANIIWHFASRGNAGTGQRLALADFQALLDAKWQPPETASIKQPSTVSGGFLAEAAQSTYNFVQGGIAGGLGAYAVYPIDLVKTRLQNQRSTVVGEVLYRNAFDCVKKVYTNEGGIRAFYRGVLPQLVGVAPEKAIKLTVNELVRKKATDPETGRIPLLMEIVAGGSAGGCQVVVTNPLEIIKIRLQMAGEITRAEGGTAAPRGAFHVIKQLGLIGLYKGATACFARDIPFSMIYFTSYAHLKKDVFHEGHHGKVLSFGELLAAAGIAGMPAAYLTTPADVVKTRLQSQARAGQTVYKGIIDGLSKIFREEGLRTLFKGGLARVIRSSPQFAVTLACYELLHKHFPYPYAPTPVVHRPVLQVHQEISRIRARNALRILLDCSSRFGMVDSSTASKRMQLIPKSFR